The Ipomoea triloba cultivar NCNSP0323 chromosome 14, ASM357664v1 region ATTTGCCCCGACGCTGCTGCTGCATAACTGTCCAGGACTTCTTTCAAATTGGCACTCTCTACTAACTCAGCCTTGAAGAACATTAAACTATCGTCTGCAAACAGAAGATGAGAAACAGCAGGGCCCCCTCTTGAGATAGCTACGCCTTGAAGTTTTCCTCTAGTCTCATAATCCTTAAGCAGTGCACTCAGACCCTCAGTGACCAGGATAAAAAGATAAGGGGATAAAGGATCCCCTGTCTTAGGCCTCTTTTAGGAACAATAGGGCCTAATTCTGACCCCTCATGCAGAACAAAATACTCAACCGTGGACACACAGACAAGGATTAAATTCACCCACTTCTCGCTGAATCCCAATTTGCGCATGATAGTTCCCAATAGATTCCACTCCACCCTATCGTAGGCCTTACTCATATCAAGCTTGAGTGCTGCATAACCATCCTTCCCTTTATTTTTCCTCCTTATGAAATGTTGGACTTCAAATGCCACCATCACATTATCTGTAATTGATCTTCCAGGCACAAAACGCACTGATTGTCTGAAATAATAGCTGGCAACAATGATTTTAACCTGTTGGCTAAAGCTTTTGCAAGAATTTTATAGACTACGTTGCACAAGGCAATAGGTCTTAAATCCCCCATTGATTCGGGCTTTGATTTTTTTGGAATCAAAGTGATCAATGTGCGATTTAACTCAGAAGGAAAACACCCTGTAGCTATAAATTCATTGCATAGACAAACGATATCACTCCTTCTAGAATTTATTGTTACATCGTGATGGTAAATTactacatttttaattataaaatatataaactaaattagtttatgaaaaataattcaacaaaactAGTAGTACAAagtgatttaatttttaaaaaaaaaattaatcccaCCAAAAATTTCATACATAACcaagaatttatttatataaaaataaacaaaagcaaGAAAAGGGTTTTATAAACCTGAAGTTTGAGgtgcataattttttaatctttccaACAACAAGATATAacgttatatttatttatataaaaataaacaaaagcgAGAAAAGGGTTTTATAAACCTGAAGTTTGAGgtgcataattttttaatctttccaACAACAAGATATAATGTTAtctttgaattaaaatatttaatggtaCAACAAGTTGCAGAAAGCCACCAAATCatttaacttaaaaaattatttatttatttttttgtagtaAACCGAACGCCGTTCATTAATTCAGATCAGAGTaacattacaatttacaaatgaAAAGCTGAGGGTACAGACATCACTCTTTACAATCAGACAATGAAATAGACTCCCGTGCTAAGCAATGGGTAGTTTTATTCGCAGATcgtttaataaaatttaaggaAATATGATTAAATTTCAACATTAATTCCTTAATATCCGGAATAAGCAGATTAAAAGAAGAAGCTCCATTATTTGAGTTGATAGCTTGAACAAGTTGTTGACAGTCGGCTTTCAACTTCAATAAAACCAGCATTTCTTCCTTTTAACCAGCTCAAAGCTTCGCGAACAGCCATGGCTTCAGCTTCCTTTGGTGTGAATAAACCATTCCAAGGCACACTTTTTGCTGCAACAAAATCACCCTTGTCATCTCTAATGATAAAGCCAAAACCTTCTGGACTGTGGGGTCTACATTCAGCTTAATCCAATCAGTTTGAGGCCTTTTCCACTTCTCAATCCTATATATGTTCCTGAGTACTAATTCCTTGGCCCTGCTCTTGGACCCTCTTCCGTTCTGTTAGAAAGTTCCTGGCAGTGTCAACAATGGCTACTGGAGGTATAGTAATATTATTCCAAACCTTTTGATTGATTCTTAGCATACAACAGTTTCCAGTATGATtaacttactatttattggatTTGTCACCATCCAGAATCCTAAGCTACCATTTTTTCTTTGTCATTCAATGAATTATTCCCCAACAACTACACCATTTTTTATCTTTCCAACAACAAGCTATGATGTtatatatctttgaattaaaatatttaatgctACAAGTTGCAGAAAGCCACCAAAAccatttaactttaaaaaatagcATTGCATTATAGAGGGTGTCTTGCCATTATTGAATTCCTgttgatattaattaaattagttccACTTGCTTCTTCTGTGAAAGCTTACACACAAagtaagtaacaaaaaattgcAGTTGCATTATTACACACAAATTAAACAGATCTAGAGATCCAAGGATAGATGGCTTGTGTAGCTGTAGCTTCTCTTCTCAGAACAATAGAGCTTGAGTTCTTGCAATCTCACCCTCGTCCACTTGTACTGCGCAATCATCTCATCTCTTTTAACAAAGACTTGATCCAATCTTTCCACCAAAAGCTTGGATTTCTCATATCCCAATTCGATGACAAAAGAATCAATATGGATGGTGTTGAAGCAGTTAAACACTTGGAAACCAAGCTCAGGGATTTAGCCTTCAGAGTGGAAGATAAAATCGAAATCCTAGTAGCACATCTttatggtgatgatgatgatgaggaggaggaggaggaagatatTGATGATGAATATTTAGTCGGAATAGCAGATCTTTTTGTAGAAGAGGAAGATCTGTACGTGGAAAAACCACAGAGGGACACAGATGCGGAGAAGACCACTCAACCTTGTGTGAAACTTGGTCAAGTTTTTCAAACTGCAATTGAAGAAATTGAAGCCATCAAGGAAGAGTTGGTGAAAATCAAGAATAGGGACGAGGTAGAAGAAAGAAAGACAGCCCATGATGTTCTACAAAGGTCTGAAGTTGTTTCCTCCCAGGCACAAATGGTCGGCAAAAATGATGAGTTTGAGATTATCAAGAAGCTGCTAACTGAAGTTGGATCTaaggaaaaaaaagttgtatcaaTTATAGGTATGGGAGGAATCGGTAAGACAACTTTGGCTAGACATGTTTATGAAGATTCATCAATTTCTATCCACTTTGACGTGCGAGCCTGGGTTGTTGCATCTCAACTTCACAATAAGAGGCAAATGCTTTTAGGTCTTCTTAATTCAATTTCCAAGCAAGGCAACCTAGAAAAATCTATTGACGAGGATCTTTCTTTAAAACTCTACCAATGTTTGAAGCGTCAAAGGTACTTGGTTGTGGTGGATGATGTGTGGAGTGGTGAGGCATGGGATGATGTTAGCAATTGCTTTCCTGAGGATGGAAATGGGAGTCGAGTATTGTTAACTACTCGTCTTGCAGAGGTGGCAGATTATTCTAGCTCCAACAGTGACTTTTCTCATCATATGCAATTATTGGATCAAAGTGATAGCTGGAACTTATTTTGTGAAAAGTCAGGTAAATTTCATGGTGCGAAATTTGAGATAATCGGAAGGTCAATTGTTGAAAAATGCAAAGGATTGCCTCTAGCAATAATTGTGGTTGCAGGATTGTTTTCCACACTTAGCACACTAAATGAGTTGGAGAATATTGCAAAAGTTCTAGACtcttcaacaacaacaactattgCGGCAATATGCTCAGAAATACTATTACTGAGCTACAATCACTTGCCTCACCATTTAAAGGCATGCTTTTTATATTTAGGAGTTTTTCCAGAAGATTATGCGATCAATGCTAATGAGCTTGCAAGGTTATGGTCCGCTGAAGGACTTGCAAAGGCATCGGAGAATGAAAACTTTGATGTAGTGGCTGATAGACACATACAAGAACTTATGGATCGAAACTTAATTCTTGTGAGCAAATGGAGTTGTTgtggaagaaaaattaaagtgtttggggTGCATGATTTATTGCATGCATTTTGTGTGAATGAAGCTCAGAAGGAGAACCTTTTACATGTTGTTCGAGAAAATGGTTCAGATTTTCGTCAAAGACGCTTCCGTTGGGTAAGCATGCAATCATCAAAATTGGATGTCTTTACACTACGGTATGCTTCAAGAATCTGTCGGTCCTTCTTCTGTTTTACAGATGACGACATGACAAACTTAAATTGGGAACAGTTCAAGCTATTGAGAGTACTCGTCTTTACTAGCCGTTTTATGTGCACAAATATTGTGGATTTCGTTCATTTGAGATATTTGTCAGCGTATGGTAATCAGAGTATTGCGAAACTGTTTAACGCTTGGAATCTTCAAACACTTTGTACTACTAAGGCAGTTGATAAGAACTATTTGGAGTTCCCACAACTACAATATTTTGCTTGCTTATTTATTAGGGGACATTCTCCCAAATTTGTTCATCAAAACTTGCAGTGCCTTTCTTGGTTGGAGCCTGAAcattgcacaaaagaattctttACACATGTTCCAAATGTAAAGAAGATACGGATTGTCGGTGGTGATAGAAGAGAGTCTAACGATTGCATTGAGAACCTTGTCAATTTACAGCTGGAGAGACTCCATATTATTGCTACTAAATGGGATAAGACGAGTCCAAACATAGTCCAAATCAACAGCCATATTGTTCTCTTGAAAAGTCTTAAGAGGTTAAGATTTCGAGGTAATCAATTTGAGTGGAATGGAATTAATGTTCTTTGCAAGTTGCCTAGGTTGGAGGTGCTCAAGTTAAGTGGTGCCTGTGTAGGCAAACAGTGGGAGCTACCTGAGGATGACAAATTCTGCCAGTTAATTGTTTTGGAAATTAATTCAACTCATCTCAAGGATTGGAAAGCTACTGGTGATAATTTTCCAAAACTTGAGCACCTCTATCTTTTTTCTTGCACGAAATTGAAAGAGATCCCTAACGGGTTTGCAgaaatttcaaaattgaaatcaatCCAATTAGTGGATTGTCGTCCTTCTGTGGTGGCTTCAGCCGAAGAAATCAAGGAAGAACAACttgattatttaaataacattgTGGATGTGGTTGTGCCCGAGCGACGTGGCTACTCTCCGGTCTCTCTCCTGaccttttatcttcttttttttttttttaattactttctcTCTAAACTCCATTCAGTTTCATCATTATCTTAATTTAGTTTCAATGATTCATGACAGGTTTCTGAATCTGAGTCTGAGTCTGATGAATACGAGTCTGATGAAGCTTAGTTTGATGAAATTGACTTGTGCCGGAAGAGCAGAAGGAAGAAAGCTTGAGAAAAGAAGACTAGAGAAAAATGGGTAGCTATGCATATCTATCATTGTGAAGTATAAAATTTGACTTTACAACATTGTACTTTGTAGCTCTGAGTGAGAAAGTCTTGCATCACTTTGTGCATTAAAGGATTTGGACTCGTCCTTTTTTGTGCTTTTTGCTTTATAACTGTTTGTTTCTATTTCATTCATAAGGTCATGTGATATGCCTGAAGTTCAATGTTTATCTTGGTGTAAAAATTTGGGCTTTTGCAGTTCAGTTAAATGTCACTCCGTATTTGTTGAATACTTGAGGTGTTAAATTTGAAACTTCAACTTCTTTCTGACTTATAGTATCTATACATGTTTGATGCATATGGAGGTATGTTATTGGATTAGAACCTGATGAGTTAACAATAAGTTTCATTGAAATGCTTCTCAGTGGAAAATTTAGGCATTCTATTTCTTCCAATATAACCTGATGATTTGTTAGAATGGCTCGGTTTTGGCAATTGAAGTTTATGTAGGTGAAGATTCCATGATGGGTTTATATTATGGATAAATTCTGCAATTGctttctaaatattttataaattgtcTCCATTGCAATACTACCTACCTTTACAGGGGATTGAACTATCAAACCCACAAACACAAGCACATCAGCTCAGGGCTGGAGGCGAAGTACTATGTTCAAATTAAAGGTATGCTCTTATACATTAAAATTGCGTGCtggcttttcagttttcagggCTATATATTGGATGCAGTATTAATGGATTCTTAAGCTTGCAAAAAATGAGGCAGACATGGAAAAACTCTGAAaacttaagaaattaaattaataacaaaTCTTATTACATCAGAGAATTTATGCAGAAATACAACACAGTGATCATTTAGCTAATACATAGACTACAAACATAGTGGGATAATTTGACACCTAAGACAAACATTCTGGTATATGCACACATACACAAACAGGAAAAGACAACCTAATTTAGAACAACATATGTATATTAACCAAGAATTGTTACTGCCCCTGGGGCTTGATCTTACTCTTATCGTTTTTGAGAATGGAAGTCACTTTCTTGCCGATCTTCTCTCCAATCATGGTGGAAACATGCTTCTTTTCTTTAGGCATCACACTTCCCGGCTTGGGCCCCAGAAATGTTCCCTTGCTGTTCTCTCCACCGTAATCCTTTCCTGCTTTTCCCATCCCCTGTGATCCCTTGTCTGCCATTTTTGCTCCCCTCTCTGTCTCTGTCTCTCTTtgcaatatatatttgatagttGAGTGTGTTGTTTCTTCGTGGCTTGGGAATGAGCTGAATTTATAGGCAGACTAGCAGcagatttattttgattttcctttttattattagtattttcttCTTGGTGTGTGGGTTTGTGTGTTAAGAGGTTCATATTACAGTGTGTTTATGCAGAAAATTAAAGGGAATTCAACAATGTCATCTGGTTAAACTTCCAGAAAATGTCTGGTGTTGTGCTTATGCAAGTTTCCTTGCTCCCCATTTAATGTGTGGGTGTGTGGGTTTGTGTGTTAAGGTTCATATTAGTGTGTTATTTTGCAGAAAAGGGACTTAAACAAGGTGGTAGAAATTAGAAAATGTCAGGGAAGTGTTCTCTTAGGCAAGTTTCCGTGTTCTCCAATCTATCAGTATACCACAACCTTGTGTGTTATTGTGTTAGTATATGAAAAATGACATCATAATTCCATTGAAAAATGACATCATAAATCTGTTACGCAATAACTGCATAAAGTTGATGTCAGTTTCAGGGTTAATACAATGTTTGCGCGTCAAATAATATTGCTTTTCTGCGCGCGCGTGTTTAAGAGGGATTTTGGAGATAATTTCAGTCAAAAGATTGTTAAAtatacaaacttgtaactacTGTTCATAACGTCACGTGTTTGAGTCGATCAGTGAATAGTAATCGTGAGTCTTGAATGTACGAAAACTTAAAGTTCtacttaattttatcaaattaaaacttaagcaaaagaataaataaaccTGAGACCGTGACAACCAGGATTGTTAATGCAGTTCGAAGCAATACTCCTACATCTGCGGGGCCACTCACGAAAACCCAATCCACTAACAAAaacaaagagttacaagaaaTGAAGATACCAACACCATTCTACAATGGACTACGTTGAGTACAAAACTATTTCTTCAAAACTACAGTCGTGGATGAATTCGTGCAAGCCGATCACCAAGCCTTCATAAACTTCATGAATAACCTGACTAGTATTCGCACCCTTCAATCTTCTAACGTTgtagaagaaataaaataacCATCATATGATTTCTTCATAAACTGAGATGTAACACAATAATATAGTAAAAGTATTTGATCTGATCACCCTAGCACTTCTCTCGTAAGCCGTGTACCAAAATATGAAACCAAGCTTTCCTTTTATACTTGAGAAATCAAACCCACTCTTGGCTGTAATTGTCCACGCATTAGATCCCCAATAAAGACTCATCATCACATATTTTAATCTGGCGCCACACTTTGCGGACGGGCAGTGAAGGATTCAAAAGCTAAGCTCAAGTAGGTTCTGAAGTAGTACGAGAAATAGGTCCAGGCAGTTTAGGAAAACTCAAACATAATTGAACTTAACCTAATGTATGACAAAAAATTAGGCCAATCTCATAATATGTACCAATTGAACATTTGaactatttattatatttaatcatgTATCAATTGGACATTTACAATCAGCAATGGGCAACTTAGACTAGTTTAtttccttgtgatcctttatcGCCTAGAGTCACAAAGTGAGGTTTATCTAGTTTCTTCTCAGATAATAATTGCGACTTTTGGGCCCTCTTCATGACCCAAAAGAGGGATTTTGGACACCTAGTTTGAATCTGCATGCGTCTCTCCGTGTTTTTGGTTTACCACAATTTTAAGCGTGTTTTGACGTTGATAATTTAaatgttcttcttcttttctttttttttttccgttttatattatgtttattGAATTAGATTATATTTACTTCTTCTATACCATTTTACTCGTCAAATCAAGTCTTTTTTCAAATCATATTTTCTTAAAtgctttcctttttttttattatgttttttttttggtttgattaaatagatagtttctaaatatataaattttatatactaatgcttaattaaatattacaaaaaattaaattgtaaatagcaTGAGACGATTCTTATTAATTGAATTAGACACAATGAAATGAAGGGATCAAGGGAGTATAAAGTTAATACATTTTgagatttgtgtgtttaataacAATATACGAAGTAGGGCTGTGCAAACCCGGCCCTTCCAAAAAGCCGACCGACCCGCTACCCAAAACCAAGGCATTCGAACTGAACTGCACCTGATATCCTAAAATCGATCCAAATCATTGAAATATACAGTTTTCTCTATTCAAGTAGGGTATATGAATTTTTTATCTGAAGCGTCCGATTACCTGAACTTCTATAGGTTATGCCAAAGATATATACTAAACAGCGTCGTGTTccatatgtatataaatttacAGTAAGTTTAGGGTTTCTCATTTGCGTAGACTCTCATCTTGAAGCTTCTAGACCTAATTCTCTCACTTCTTTCAgttctctttctctcttctctcgTCTCCGTTCTTTGTGTTCTCTCAATCTCTGAGAGACTGAATTCATTGAAACTCTGACTTAGTGAGTTATCTCTCATTCTCTCGACAATTCGACCCATCTGTTCTCTCTTGAGTCTCTTCCTTGAAATATCACAGTGGTGGAAACCCAAAGCCCTAGCGAGTAGCAAGTGTGGTGGTCTCAAACTGGTGGTGACTAACTGATTGATGTTGATTCCTTGAAGGCTAAAAGCCCTTGTTCTCCGGAGAATTTGTGAGAGGAACGAAATAAATTGCAAAtcctagttttttttattttatatattttaaatttatccaTTATATTGTGATATATTCTCGGTTCAATTAATGCTCTTATTTGATGAATTCAAAGATATAACTTTGAAAATGCTCTTATTTGATGGATTTCAAGATATAACTTCGAAAATAGAATTATGGCATATactaaaaaatttcaataaaagATTTTCTGTGTGAAAACTTGAAACATATTAAACCGTAATTCTAATTAATGACAATCATTCTCTATCCCCTATTCCCCTTGTTTGCTACTAGCTACTACTTagctagtattcaaaaaaaaaaaaaaaaaaaaaaaaaaaaaaagctagtgCTAAGGAAATaggtaaaaactaaaattttattgtttatataaaactatataaaaaaaaaaagactttactatttttgtataattttaattgaatcatattcttttttatttttttttttcaattgtttgtttGAACACACAAGttgtagtttttgttttttttgtttttgttttttttttcttttaatgtttaATCGGTGGCTTGAAGGTTTTGTCAAAAGAGGATACATCATTgcacatgatgttatggtggtAGCTCAATTTTCACTCTTTCACTTTTACAATTTGATGTGACAATCAATGATAAGATATTTTGcttattttagttcaaaaagAAGTGTCTATATCAAAAGTTTGAGTGTGAAAGTAAAAGTTGTAAATAAAGATTGTGTGGGCCAAAAAACAATGATGTTTGTAGTATTTTCCAACAAACaaaaattcaacttttttttttctcataatttgattgattgataattttttttattactacttACTTTGTTAccatgtaatatctgttcataactactttatcaatctattaaagaataaagagtcaatattgttccactaaggctcaaacccatgatTTTTCATTTGAAAAAATCACTTTGTGCGACCAGATCACAACTATGGTTATTGTCATTTGTCATTGATTGATAGATTAGTTACTCTGTACATAACCATTCTTCTGTTATTCTCAAGGTTATATATTGGCTGCAGTACTATTAATGAATTCTTAAGCTTGCATAAAATGAGGCAGACATggaaaaactctttaaaaaaattaagaaattaaattaataacaaaTCTGATTACATCAGAGAATTTATGCAGAAATACAACACAGTGATCATTTAGCTAATACATAGACTACAAACATAGTGGGATAATTTGACACCTAA contains the following coding sequences:
- the LOC116004335 gene encoding putative late blight resistance protein homolog R1B-17 isoform X2; the protein is MACVAVASLLRTIELEFLQSHPRPLVLRNHLISFNKDLIQSFHQKLGFLISQFDDKRINMDGVEAVKHLETKLRDLAFRVEDKIEILVAHLYGDDDDEEEEEEDIDDEYLVGIADLFVEEEDLYVEKPQRDTDAEKTTQPCVKLGQVFQTAIEEIEAIKEELVKIKNRDEVEERKTAHDVLQRSEVVSSQAQMVGKNDEFEIIKKLLTEVGSKEKKVVSIIGMGGIGKTTLARHVYEDSSISIHFDVRAWVVASQLHNKRQMLLGLLNSISKQGNLEKSIDEDLSLKLYQCLKRQRYLVVVDDVWSGEAWDDVSNCFPEDGNGSRVLLTTRLAEVADYSSSNSDFSHHMQLLDQSDSWNLFCEKSGKFHGAKFEIIGRSIVEKCKGLPLAIIVVAGLFSTLSTLNELENIAKVLDSSTTTTIAAICSEILLLSYNHLPHHLKACFLYLGVFPEDYAINANELARLWSAEGLAKASENENFDVVADRHIQELMDRNLILVSKWSCCGRKIKVFGVHDLLHAFCVNEAQKENLLHVVRENGSDFRQRRFRWVSMQSSKLDVFTLRYASRICRSFFCFTDDDMTNLNWEQFKLLRVLVFTSRFMCTNIVDFVHLRYLSAYGNQSIAKLFNAWNLQTLCTTKAVDKNYLEFPQLQYFACLFIRGHSPKFVHQNLQCLSWLEPEHCTKEFFTHVPNVKKIRIVGGDRRESNDCIENLVNLQLERLHIIATKWDKTSPNIVQINSHIVLLKSLKRLRFRGKQWELPEDDKFCQLIVLEINSTHLKDWKATGDNFPKLEHLYLFSCTKLKEIPNGFAEISKLKSIQLVDCRPSVVASAEEIKEEQLDYLNNIVDVVVPERRGYSPVSESESESDEYESDEA
- the LOC116004335 gene encoding putative late blight resistance protein homolog R1B-17 isoform X1, which encodes MACVAVASLLRTIELEFLQSHPRPLVLRNHLISFNKDLIQSFHQKLGFLISQFDDKRINMDGVEAVKHLETKLRDLAFRVEDKIEILVAHLYGDDDDEEEEEEDIDDEYLVGIADLFVEEEDLYVEKPQRDTDAEKTTQPCVKLGQVFQTAIEEIEAIKEELVKIKNRDEVEERKTAHDVLQRSEVVSSQAQMVGKNDEFEIIKKLLTEVGSKEKKVVSIIGMGGIGKTTLARHVYEDSSISIHFDVRAWVVASQLHNKRQMLLGLLNSISKQGNLEKSIDEDLSLKLYQCLKRQRYLVVVDDVWSGEAWDDVSNCFPEDGNGSRVLLTTRLAEVADYSSSNSDFSHHMQLLDQSDSWNLFCEKSGKFHGAKFEIIGRSIVEKCKGLPLAIIVVAGLFSTLSTLNELENIAKVLDSSTTTTIAAICSEILLLSYNHLPHHLKACFLYLGVFPEDYAINANELARLWSAEGLAKASENENFDVVADRHIQELMDRNLILVSKWSCCGRKIKVFGVHDLLHAFCVNEAQKENLLHVVRENGSDFRQRRFRWVSMQSSKLDVFTLRYASRICRSFFCFTDDDMTNLNWEQFKLLRVLVFTSRFMCTNIVDFVHLRYLSAYGNQSIAKLFNAWNLQTLCTTKAVDKNYLEFPQLQYFACLFIRGHSPKFVHQNLQCLSWLEPEHCTKEFFTHVPNVKKIRIVGGDRRESNDCIENLVNLQLERLHIIATKWDKTSPNIVQINSHIVLLKSLKRLRFRGNQFEWNGINVLCKLPRLEVLKLSGACVGKQWELPEDDKFCQLIVLEINSTHLKDWKATGDNFPKLEHLYLFSCTKLKEIPNGFAEISKLKSIQLVDCRPSVVASAEEIKEEQLDYLNNIVDVVVPERRGYSPVSESESESDEYESDEA